One Deltaproteobacteria bacterium genomic window carries:
- the dnaJ gene encoding molecular chaperone DnaJ → MQNNNHKRDYYEVLGLSKQANEEEIKKAYRKMALKFHPDRNPGNKEAEERFKEAAEAYEVLHDSQKREVYDRFGHEGLKSTGFSGFGGFEDIFSSFGDIFEDFFGFGRRGRGSQSRAREGADLRYDLSVSFMEAAKGKEMELKIPRLETCSLCHGNGLEPGTKPEFCPTCGGRGQVVQTQGFFRISTPCPRCHGQGQIIAHPCKNCQGQGRTEQTKTLSVKIPAGISSGSRLRFRGQGEGGINGGSSGDLYVVVYVEEHDFFHREGDDVICSIPISMIQAALGAEIEIPTLNNPKKLTIPKGTQNGHTLRLKGEGFPHLRGSGKGDQLIQVMIKIPTHLNKKQEELLREFEELETKKSGSRLFKLFS, encoded by the coding sequence ATGCAAAACAATAACCATAAAAGGGATTATTACGAAGTCCTGGGTCTTTCAAAGCAGGCTAATGAAGAAGAGATCAAAAAAGCTTACCGGAAAATGGCCCTCAAATTTCACCCGGACCGAAATCCAGGGAACAAAGAAGCCGAAGAACGGTTTAAAGAGGCGGCCGAGGCCTATGAAGTTTTGCACGATTCCCAGAAGCGGGAAGTCTATGACCGGTTCGGTCATGAAGGATTGAAGAGCACCGGTTTTAGCGGCTTTGGCGGGTTTGAGGATATTTTTTCCAGTTTCGGGGATATCTTTGAGGACTTTTTCGGCTTCGGACGGAGAGGTCGGGGCAGTCAGTCCAGGGCCAGAGAAGGGGCGGACCTCCGCTATGATCTTTCGGTTTCCTTCATGGAAGCGGCCAAGGGGAAAGAAATGGAACTAAAAATCCCCCGGTTGGAAACCTGTTCCCTCTGCCATGGAAACGGTCTTGAACCCGGCACAAAGCCCGAATTTTGCCCTACCTGCGGCGGGAGAGGACAGGTGGTCCAGACCCAGGGATTTTTTCGAATCAGCACCCCCTGCCCCCGGTGTCACGGCCAGGGTCAGATTATCGCCCATCCCTGCAAAAACTGCCAGGGCCAGGGACGGACTGAGCAGACCAAAACCTTGTCGGTGAAGATCCCGGCCGGGATTTCCAGCGGATCCCGTTTACGTTTCCGGGGCCAGGGAGAAGGGGGAATCAATGGGGGTTCTTCCGGGGATTTGTATGTCGTGGTCTATGTGGAAGAACACGATTTCTTTCATCGGGAAGGGGATGACGTGATTTGTTCCATACCCATTTCGATGATTCAGGCTGCTTTAGGAGCGGAAATTGAGATACCGACCTTAAATAATCCTAAAAAACTCACCATTCCCAAAGGGACCCAGAACGGCCACACCCTGCGGCTGAAAGGCGAAGGGTTCCCCCACCTTCGGGGGTCCGGCAAAGGGGATCAACTCATTCAGGTGATGATCAAAATCCCCACCCATTTAAATAAAAAACAGGAAGAACTCCTGCGGGAATTTGAGGAATTGGAGACTAAAAAATCAGGTTCCCGGTTGTTTAAGTTGTTTTCCTGA